In Zingiber officinale cultivar Zhangliang chromosome 6A, Zo_v1.1, whole genome shotgun sequence, a single genomic region encodes these proteins:
- the LOC121994908 gene encoding uncharacterized protein LOC121994908, with the protein MDHRGGSQAAVDTWHLSEVEEKELEIQLKSLNKPYVKSFQDEYGITFDCVDIYKQPAFDHPLLKNHTLQTAGVRFSTQNGPAKFYGISADLDVQYLSGILDDQTSATHIIVSKGERGPLAYHNVLQAGFHVHHAAEGDSLTHFFTYWTSDGYQNTGCFNFLCHGFVQTSKRLAPGQVCTMGYLYLNISRDPHTSNWMLYNDLEQIGYWPREILNNMADSSQIQLSATASSPINKPSPPTGNGKIGGASFKSIKITDGRNNPYPPSVRNAAAFNELGRPFYEADYNQGCCLFYGGPGGWKS; encoded by the exons ATGGATCACAGGGGAGGATCACAAG CAGCTGTAGATACATGGCATTTGTCTGAAGTAGAAGAGAAAGAGTTGGAGATACAGCTCAAATCCTTGAACAAGCCTTATGTCAAATCCTTCCAG GATGAGTATGGGATCACATTTGACTGTGTGGATATTTATAAACAACCAGCTTTTGATCATCCTTTGCTTAAGAACCACACTCTTCAG ACTGCTGGAGTGAGATTTTCTACTCAGAATGGACCAGCCAAGTTTTATGGCATATCAGCTGATTTGGATGTTCAATATCTTTCCGGTATATTGGATGATCAAACAAGCGCAACACACATCATTGTCAGTAAAGGAGAAAGAGGTCCTCTGGCATACCACAACGTCTTACAAGCCGGATTTCAT GTTCATCACGCAGCAGAGGGAGACAGCTTGACTCACTTCTTCACTTATTGGACT TCAGATGGGTATCAGAATACTGGTTGCTTCAACTTTCTTTGTCATGGATTCGTCCAAACAAGCAAAAGGTTGGCTCCAGGCCAAGTTTGCACCATGGGCTACTTGTACCTCAATATATCTAGG GATCCACATACATCGAACTGGATGTTGTACAATGACCTAGAACAGATTGGCTACTGGCCGAGGGAGATCTTGAACAACATGGCAGATTCTTCTCAAATTCAACTGAGTGCAACAGCTAGCTCTCCTATCAATAAACCTAGTCCTCCGACGGGCAATGGGAAAATTGGTGGAGCATCTTTTAAGAGTATCAAAATTACAGATGGGCGGAATAATCCATACCCCCCATCCGTTCGCAATGCAGCAGCATTCAACGAACTCGGCAGACCCTTCTATGAAGCCGACTACAATCAGGGTTGCTGCTTGTTCTACGGTGGCCCAGGAGGATGGAAGTCATGA